CGCGGAAAAATCGTAGAACACGCGCAGTTGATTGCCATCCAGATCGGCGACTCTGAACTCGCGCAAGTGCCACGGTTTGTCCTCCGGCTCGGCTAGGATTTTCGCTCCGGCTTTCCTCCACCTTTGATACAGTTCGTCGACTTCATCCTTGCTCCTGAGATTCAGCCAGACCATGACCGCGCCCGCAGTACCATAGCTTTGGCGGAATGGCGCGTTGGTTAGGAACATCCGGCATTCTCCCTGCGAGATCCCCCCGATCCCGCCCTGGTCGTTCCCCCAGTCGAAATGGAACCCCAGCACATTCACGTAATACTCAGCCGCCTTCTCCACATTGCTAACCGGAATCTCCGGAACGGCCTTCGGAAAGAGCGTGATCATGGTTCCCAGCTTAAAAATTTGCCGAAGATCCGCTTACCGCGTCAGTAAGCACGTCGAACGAAAACATCGTTGGCTCCTTGATGCATGACGGAGTTGGGTCGGGTTTGCCTTCCTCGTCAAAGTTGATAAATGGGCGTGTCTCCAGCTGAATCCGTTCGTCGTCAACCCAGCTGTTGAAGCTGATTTGCGCGTAGCACGGGTGTTTGAACTGCTCCCAAATGGCGCGTTCCGGAAACATCAACCTCGCGGCATTGTCCCCTGCCTTGATCAGGAAATATTTGTAGTTACCGTCCCCGTCGGTTCCCCAGATCCACTGAAAAAGAACAACCAGAAGATTCCTTCCAGAAGGAGACCAACTCATGTATGCGACGCCATTTCCGTCATAGATGCTGCCGTCAGAGATCCGTTCTACACCCTGCCGAAGTACGCGCCGAAATGAGCCGTTACCTTGCCCAACGTACACTGTAGTGCTGTTTTGACATTGCCCAATAGTTGATGATTGGGCAGTTATTTCTGCATAGGCAACGATTCCGCTTCTTGACTTGATCAGCGGCGTCTGTTGTTTGTTGGATGCCACAGGAACCCCGCGCTGGTTCGTCACACAATCAACAAACTCCGTTGGTAGTGGTTTCAGAGATTGCGCATTGAAGGCAAATGGAAAGCACACAATTACGATCAGGATGGCTGGCAAAACATTTCCCATTGGTGCCTCCCCCCGTGCTTCAGTTTAAAGACTTTGATGCAGGCTGCTGAGTGCGCCGAGCGGCAGTTCGCGAGGATCGGATTAGGGGCTTTGCGCAACCTTTGATTTTTTCTGAACGGACACAGCCACGAAAGAAATTCTCCAAGTACGGAGAAACAAAACTGGAACCTGCGGACAGAGAAACCTGAGGTAAAGGCTGCACATTCAGCTAATTGATTAGCCGACGAAACTCCGCATGTCGCAGTCTTCCGCCTTTTGTGC
This DNA window, taken from Acidobacteriota bacterium, encodes the following:
- a CDS encoding bleomycin resistance family protein, which produces MITLFPKAVPEIPVSNVEKAAEYYVNVLGFHFDWGNDQGGIGGISQGECRMFLTNAPFRQSYGTAGAVMVWLNLRSKDEVDELYQRWRKAGAKILAEPEDKPWHLREFRVADLDGNQLRVFYDFSAELRHR